TCCGAGCAGTTGCAGGATCGTCGGCGCGATATCCGACAGACGACCATCTTTCCGCAGGGGAACATCTGTGCCGTAGCCCGGTAACTTGCGCTGCTCACCCTCGACCAAAATGAAAGGCACCTGATTGGTGGTGTGGGCCGTCCAAGGCTCACCGTTTTCGTCCCACATGTATTCCGCGTTGCCATGGTCAGCGGTGATCAAAGCGGTTCCGCCAGCCATGTTGATGGCACTGACCAATCGGCCTAAACATCGATCGACTGCTTCAATCGCCTCCACGGTGGCCCCCATTTTGCCGGTGTGACCCACCATGTCGGGGTTCGCGTAGTTGATCACAATCAGGGAATAAATGCCCTTGTTGATCGCTGCGATCGCCGCATCCGTCACTGCAGCCGCCGACATTTTGGGTGCGCGATCGTAGGTGGCGACCATCGGGCTAGGGATCAGCTCCCGATCTTCACCTGGGAAGGGCTCCTCAATACCGCCGTTGAAGAAGTAGGTGACGTGTGGATATTTTTCAGTTTCTGCGGTGCGGAATTGCCGCAGGCCGTGGTTGGCAATCACCTCACCCAGAATGTTGGTCAGGTTTTGTGGCTCAAAAGCCACCGGCACATTCAGGTTGGCGTCGTATTGGGTGAAGGTGACAAAGGCCAGCGGCTGAATCAGATCCCGCTCAAAGCCCTCAAACTCTGGCTCCACAAAGGCGTAGGTTAGCTGGCGGGCGCGATCGGGACGGAAGTTGAAAAAGATCACTCCATCTCCGGGTGCGATCGCCCCCGGAGCAAGCCGCGTCGGTTCGACAAATTCATCGGAAACCCCTTTGGCGTAGGTTTCTTTCAACACTTCAGTGGCTGTTTGGCCGCAACCTTCACCATCAATCGTGAGCAATTCGTAGGCCTTGCGCACCCGATCCCAGCGGCGATCGCGATCCATGGCAAAGTAGCGACCGCAAAGAGTAGTCAACTGACCCACGCCTGTGGCTTCAATCAGTCGCTCAATTTTGGCGATACAGTTCACCCCTTCCGTGGGGTTGGTATCACGACCATCGGTGATGGCATGGATACAGACCTCTTGAATGCCCTGAGCCGCTGCTAACTTCAGCAGGCCCCCCAAGTGATCGAGGTGGGCATGCACCCCACCATCTGAACAAAGGCCCAGCAAGTGTAGCTTGCTCCCATGCTGCCGGACAGCCTTGCAAGCATGAACTAGGGCAGGGTTTTCAAGAATACTGCCATCTTCAACGGCATCGGTGATGCGAACCAATTCCTGCGGCACAATGCGCCCAGCACCAAGGTTGAGATGTCCCACCTCGGAATTCCCCATCTGACCATCGGGCAGTCCGACGTCCTTGCCAGAAGTGCGAATCAGAGTACTGGGGTAAGCCTCCCAGAGCGCATCCATAATCGGCGTCTCTGCCGTACGAATCGCGTTGCCTTCCGTAGCGTTGCGATATCCCCAGCCGTCAAGGATGACGAGGACAACAGGCGAAATGGAAGCATCCAACATAGCTAACCGTTAAACTCCGTTAGCAGTAACTGAGTGGATCTTGGAAGGATCTCAAGGCCACCAGCGTAAGCCAATCATAGCAGCAGGACTTTGCACTTCTAAATAAAACCTAAAGAAGCCCAGTAAGACGGATGATCAGACTGCAAGTCCTGCCCCAGCCCGTCGATGCTGCTCTTCTAACTGATAGGATTCGACGGATTTAAGAACAGTCTGAAGGATAATAATCTGAGAAATTAAAGGGATTTAGCGCTGCCAATTCACCGCAATTCTCAAGATTCACTAACCTAAACAGCTGGACAAGATCGTGGGAGCTTGAAACAGCGATCGCCCTAAACCCTGCTCGGAGGAGCGATCGCCTGATCCCAGCAAATTGTATTGGCGCTTACCAAACCTGAGTGAAGCTTGGCACGGTTCCTGAAAAAACTGTAAAGAATCATGAGCTTTCTGAGCAGAGTGGGGCTGGGTTAGTTGATCTATCAGACGGGTTGAAATCAATCCCCAGAGTTGAAAAGCGCGCGCTACGCTGTCGGCAATGTGAGAGCTGGCCCATGCAGACTGAATCGCGCGAACCGGCACCCCACCCCGCAACCCCCAAGGCATTGGCCGAGTTGGATGCCGCGATCGCTCAGTTAGAAGCAGAAGTTCAAGCCCTACCCGCCGACTTGACTGCGCAGATGCAGCAGGAGTTAGCCCAGCTTGATGGACTTGCGAAAGAGATTGCAGCGCAAGCAGCGGCGCTCACCCACTCTCTGCAAGCTTTTGCTAGCCAAGCGACTCAACTTAATCCGGTCTATCGGCGTTGGCGGCAACAGCAGGGCGCGATGTTACTACCCCCGACGGCGATCGATGGCCAGCGCCACCATGTGCGGCTACAGCGACAACGCCCCGCTCATCTGTGGGAAACAGCGACTTGTGAAGTGCCGTCAATTGAGCAGTATGGTGGCTGCTATCGCTTGGTGAAACAGACGGTGCCCTTGGGGTGGACACCTCCCAGCTTGGAGCAACCGGAGACGGCTGAATCTCTGCAGTCTTGGTTAACGCGGAGTCGGCAGCGAGTTTTGAAGGACTTTTCGGGTCTGTAGATTGAGGCTTTCGAGCAGCGTGTCTAAGAGAGTCGTTGTCACCAAACAACGCTGGCTGCTCCTCAAGATAACGCTAGAAGACTTCCCGCTGCCAGCATCTTCGCCTAGGCTGAGAGCGATTCGCGTCAGGAAATGGTGCCGTGCCGCTCTCCAGTCACTTGCGATCGCTCTTGCTCTACCTCCTGCTGGGGGCGATCGCGATCGTGATGTTGATCCCGCTGCTCTGGCTGGTCAGTACGGCCTTTAAGTCAGCAGGTGAGGACATTTTTCAGTTTCCGCCGCAGTTTCTCCCGTCGCAACCGACGCTGGATAACTTCCGCCGGGTCTGGGCTGAGAACCCACTGGCCCAGTACTTCTTTAACAGCACATTGGTGGCCTTGTTGACGGTGGGGCTCAATTTACTGTTCTGTTCCTTGGCTGCTTACCCTCTAGCGCGCTTGGAGTTCAAAGGGCGGCAGACGATCTTTCTGCTGATTGTGGCCACCATCCTGATTCCGTTTCAGGTGGTGATGATTCCGCTCTACGTCCTGATCATCAATCTGGGACTGCGCAATACTTACCTCGGACTGGTGTTCCCCTACCTAGCGTCAGCCTTTGGCATCTTTCTCTTGCGCCAAGCCTTCCAATCAATTCCCAAAGACTTGGAGGAAGCTGCCCGCATTGATGGTTGCAACGATTTGGGCGTTTGGTGGAATGTGATGATTCCTTCGGCGCGGCCCGCGCTGATCACCTTGGCGATCTTTGTCTTCATCGGCTCTTGGAGTGACTTCCTCTGGCCGCTGATTATTTTGGATGAGCCTGATCGCTACACCTTGCCCTTAGGAATCGCGACCCTCGCCAGTGGCTTCTCGCTGGACTGGCGCTTAGTAGCAGCGGGTTCAGTGTTGTCGATTCTGCCGGTCTTTGGAGTCTTCTTGGCGCTGCAACGCTACATCGTGCCTTCGGCTGCCGCTAGTGGTGTGAAGGGGTAGATTCCGATTTACACCAGAGGATAGTAGCAACTGAGCCGTATCGCAGGTTGCCAGATTGTAGTGAAGTCGTTCGCTAGGGTAAGGGCTGTTCTGTTAGCTGTGCGCGTTCATGTCCATCGTTGCTGACACCTTGCTCGAAGCCTTGAATTGGCGGTATGCCACCAAAGCCTTCGACCCCGATCGCAAAATCCCGGCAGACACTTGGGAGGCACTTCAACAATCCCTCGTGCTGACTCCCTCTTCCTACGGCCTGCAGCCTTGGAAAGTGATTCAAGTGGAGTCCCCCGAACTGCGATCGCAACTGCTGCCGAACTCCTACAACCAAAAACAAGTGGTGGATGCGTCCCACCTGATTGTTTTTGCAGCCCGCACAGCACTGAGCGAAAGCGATGTCGATCGCTTGATTGAGCTGACTTCTAGTACGCGCAATGTCCCAGCTGACAAGCTGGCGGGCTATCGCAACATGATGGTTGGCGATCTTGTCCAAGGCCCCCGCAGCGCCATCATCAATTACTGGGCAGCTAATCAGGCCTACATTGCGCTGGGCAATTTCCTGACAGCGGCAGCTTTGCTGGGTATCGATACCTGCGCTTTGGAAGGCATCATTCCGTCTGCTTACGATGAGCTGCTCAACCTCAAGGGCACAGGGTATCAGACGGTCGTGGCCGCTGTGGCTGGCTACCGCTCGGCAGCGGATCCCTATGCAGGTCTAGTGAAGGTTCGCTATCCGGCAGCTGAACTGATTGAGACTCGCTAGGTTTTGCCGGTAACTCAAGAGTGAAAAATGGGCTGGGTAAGCAGGCTAAGGCGCTCTTGTCTGCCAGCACCAGCCTTCTTTGCTACCGTTCAAATCAGTGCTGCTAGATGACTCAATGGCCAAAGCCAAACCTGCTTGGAGCTACGAAACCGCGATCGCGGAAGTGGAACAAGTTGTCCAGCAACTAGAGAGTGGCGAACTGCCCTTAGCAGAAGTGCTGGAGCAATTTCAGCAGGCCAGCCAACGCCTACAGCAATGCGATCGCTTCCTGCGTGACAAGCAAGCCGAGTTGGATCTGCTGATCGAATCGCTTGATGAGCCGTCCGAGCCACCGCAGTGATGATCTGAAACCCTGAAGACAGTGATCGCCCTGCCAAATTCCGTAGGATGGCGATCTTGATGAACTGCTGTGACCTATGTCCGAATCGCTCAAATTACTCACTCCGGTGCAAGTTGGTCGCTACCAATTGCGCAACCGTGTTGTTATGGCACCGCTCACCCGCAATCGGGCTACCGGCCCCGATAACGTCCCAAATGAGTTGAACGTGCGCTACTACCAGCAACGCGCTTCAGCGGGGCTGATCATCACGGAAGCCAGTCAGATCTCACCGCAGGGACAGGGCTATCCTCTGACACCGGGCATCCATTCTGCGGAACAGGTGGAAGGCTGGAAACCAATCGTGCAGGCAGTCCACGATCGCGGCGGTTGCATCTTCTTGCAGCTCTGGCATGTGGGTCGGATTTCCCATCCCTCCTTGCAGCCCGACGGCGCGCTGCCCCTTGCCCCGAGTGCAATTCAACCGGCAGGCATGGCTGCAACCTTCCAAGGGGAACAGCCTTTTGTGACGCCGCGCGCTTTGGAAACCGAGGAGATCGCGGGCATTGTCGAGGACTATCGCCGTGCGGCTGAAAATGCTTTGGCGGCGGGCTTTGATGGCGTCGAAGTCCACGGGGCCAACGGCTATCTGATCGATCAGTTTTTGCAGGATGGCACTAATCAGCGCAGCGATCGCTACGGCGGCTCGTTTGAGAATCGCAGCCGTTTCCTGCGCGAGGTCCTCGAAGCGGTGATCAGTGTTTGGGGAAGCGATCGCGTCGGCCTGCGCCTCTCCCCTTGGGGGCAGTTCAACGACATGCACGACTCCGATCCCGTCGGTCTGTTCAGCTATGTCGCTCAGATGCTGAACCCCTACAACTTG
The sequence above is a segment of the Synechococcus elongatus PCC 11801 genome. Coding sequences within it:
- the gpmI gene encoding 2,3-bisphosphoglycerate-independent phosphoglycerate mutase; translation: MLDASISPVVLVILDGWGYRNATEGNAIRTAETPIMDALWEAYPSTLIRTSGKDVGLPDGQMGNSEVGHLNLGAGRIVPQELVRITDAVEDGSILENPALVHACKAVRQHGSKLHLLGLCSDGGVHAHLDHLGGLLKLAAAQGIQEVCIHAITDGRDTNPTEGVNCIAKIERLIEATGVGQLTTLCGRYFAMDRDRRWDRVRKAYELLTIDGEGCGQTATEVLKETYAKGVSDEFVEPTRLAPGAIAPGDGVIFFNFRPDRARQLTYAFVEPEFEGFERDLIQPLAFVTFTQYDANLNVPVAFEPQNLTNILGEVIANHGLRQFRTAETEKYPHVTYFFNGGIEEPFPGEDRELIPSPMVATYDRAPKMSAAAVTDAAIAAINKGIYSLIVINYANPDMVGHTGKMGATVEAIEAVDRCLGRLVSAINMAGGTALITADHGNAEYMWDENGEPWTAHTTNQVPFILVEGEQRKLPGYGTDVPLRKDGRLSDIAPTILQLLGLPQPPEMTGRSMIEAAAYEVKQGRTPVKVGV
- the xseB gene encoding exodeoxyribonuclease VII small subunit, whose product is MAKAKPAWSYETAIAEVEQVVQQLESGELPLAEVLEQFQQASQRLQQCDRFLRDKQAELDLLIESLDEPSEPPQ
- a CDS encoding carbohydrate ABC transporter permease yields the protein MLIPLLWLVSTAFKSAGEDIFQFPPQFLPSQPTLDNFRRVWAENPLAQYFFNSTLVALLTVGLNLLFCSLAAYPLARLEFKGRQTIFLLIVATILIPFQVVMIPLYVLIINLGLRNTYLGLVFPYLASAFGIFLLRQAFQSIPKDLEEAARIDGCNDLGVWWNVMIPSARPALITLAIFVFIGSWSDFLWPLIILDEPDRYTLPLGIATLASGFSLDWRLVAAGSVLSILPVFGVFLALQRYIVPSAAASGVKG
- a CDS encoding NAD(P)H-dependent oxidoreductase; protein product: MSIVADTLLEALNWRYATKAFDPDRKIPADTWEALQQSLVLTPSSYGLQPWKVIQVESPELRSQLLPNSYNQKQVVDASHLIVFAARTALSESDVDRLIELTSSTRNVPADKLAGYRNMMVGDLVQGPRSAIINYWAANQAYIALGNFLTAAALLGIDTCALEGIIPSAYDELLNLKGTGYQTVVAAVAGYRSAADPYAGLVKVRYPAAELIETR
- a CDS encoding alkene reductase, which produces MSESLKLLTPVQVGRYQLRNRVVMAPLTRNRATGPDNVPNELNVRYYQQRASAGLIITEASQISPQGQGYPLTPGIHSAEQVEGWKPIVQAVHDRGGCIFLQLWHVGRISHPSLQPDGALPLAPSAIQPAGMAATFQGEQPFVTPRALETEEIAGIVEDYRRAAENALAAGFDGVEVHGANGYLIDQFLQDGTNQRSDRYGGSFENRSRFLREVLEAVISVWGSDRVGLRLSPWGQFNDMHDSDPVGLFSYVAQMLNPYNLAYLHWIEPRWDKAEESPEFNQLATPVFRALYNGTVIAAGGYSRATAEAAIVSGAADLVAFGRIYISNPDLVERFAQDAPLNAYDRNTFYGGDERGYTDYPSLEAASV